A stretch of DNA from Acidimicrobiia bacterium:
TCACGAGGCCGACGGCTCGGCGCCGACGCCCTCGAGGTCCTGCAGCGACGGCGCGAAGTAGTAGGAGCCGCTCACCGGGTGGGAGAAGTCGGTTAGGCGGTCGCGGACCCCGTCGGGGCCGGTGCCGAACATCCGGGCGAGCATCTTGTCGAACCGACTGGGGTCGGCGCTGAACGCGACGAAGAACAGCCCGTGCTCGTGCACGGTCCCGTAGGGGACGCTCCGCCGGTAGATGTGGAGCTCCTCGCCGTCCTCCTCGATGCTGACGCGTGCGATGTGCGCGGTCGGCGGCTTCGCCGCCTCGTCGAGCTCGACGCTGTCGGGCTTCGTGCGTCCGAAGACCCGCTCCTGGTCGACCAGCGAGAGCCGGTCGAAGGCCTCGAGGTCGTGGACCCAGCGCATCGCCATCGCGTACGAGCCGCCGGCGCCCGGCGCGTCGTCGGGCACGACGGCGACGGACGGAGCCTCGTAGGTCGGCGGGTTCTCGGTGCCGTCGATGAACCCCGTGAGGTCGCGGCTGTCCCGGTAGACGAAGCCCGGCTGCTCCGCCGCCAGCGCCGCCGCCGGCCCCATGGCGCTGGTCACGGCCCGAGCGGCGTCGAGGGCGAGGTCCGGTCCGGTGCCGTGCACCCACACCCAGACGTCGTGCTGCGTCGCCGGGGCCCGCGGCGGCCCCGGTCCTCCGACCGGCTGGAAGGCGCCCCAGCCGCGGTCGGCGCCGCCGGGGGCGAGGCGGGCCCAGAGCGCGGGCCCGAACGCGATGATCAGGTTGAAGCCGCCGACGGTCACCGACGGCTCCCGGAGCGCCTGGACCGCGGCGCGCACGTCCCGGTCGGCGGCGCCGTCGACCAGGTCGAACTCGAGGTGGTAGTGCGCCCGGGTGCCCTGGGCGAAGATGCCCGGTTGCGCGTCCGCCATCGACGATCCCTCCGCGTGCCGAGCGAGGTGCCGCAGCCTAGAGGCGCCGCCCTCGGTGCTCGGCGGCGGCGCGCCGGTCCTCGTCAGCCGAAGTCGGCGATCGACGGTCCGGGAGCGGGCAGGCCGAGCAGGTCGGCCAGGGCCCTCGTGACGGCGTTGTTCGCCGCCATCTCGACCGCGGCCTCGGGCGGCATGAGGCCGAAGTCGGCCACGAGCGTCGCGATCCGCATCATGATCACCGCGAAGCGCAGCCCCGCGAACCGCTCGTAGAAGTCGAGGTCACGGGCGGTCCGCCCGCTGGCGGCCTCGTACGTCGCCACCATCTCCTCCCGGGTGGGGAACCCCTCCATGCGCGGCGCCGGCATGCCCTCGTGGAAGTGGAGGTCCAGGAACAGCCACCAGGCCAGGTCCATCATCGGATCGGCGATCGTGACCATCTCCCAGTCGAGGACGGCCACGACGCGGTGGTCCGGGCCGAACAGCTGGTTGTTGATGCGGGCGTCGCCCCAGCAGAGCGCGAGCTCGGGGTCGCGATCGGGTGCGTGGGCCTGCACCCACTCGAGCGCGGCGCGCGGGACGGCCGGGGCCGGGAACCCGGCCTCCCGCTCGGTCCACTCGAAGGCCGCCTCGTAGTAGCGCAGCTGCTGCTCGAAGCCGAGCCGTCCGTACTGGGGCTTCGAGAGGACCTCGAGACCCAGGTTGCGCCAGTCCACGGCGTGGATGCTGGCGAGCGCGTGCAGCCCGCTCTCGACGAGGGTGCGCCGCTGCGCGGGGGTGGATTCCTCGAGCAGCCAGCCTTGCAGCGTGTACGGCGGGTTGTCCGCCGGGACCCGCCCCTCGACGCGGCGCATCACGAAGAACGGGGCGCCGAGGTAGGACTCGTCGGCCTCGTAGCACTTGACCGGCGGCACGGGCACGCGCGTGTGCTGGCCGAGGGTGCGGAGCACGAGATACTGCTGCTCGAAGTCCGCCTCGAGGAACACCGTGTGCTGGGTCGGCTTCACCCGGGCCACGAGCGACTCGGTGAACCGGTCGCCGCCCTCGGTCCAGGCGGCGTCGAAGAGCAGCGTCTCGTTCGAGAAGCCGGTGAACGCGGGGCCGGTGATGGGCCCGACCACGACGTCGGTCGTGCCGGGCTGCCGCTTGGCCAGCCAGTCGGCGAGGATCCCGCGCGCGTCGTCGAGGTCGCGCTGCTCCGGTATCGGCATGGTCGCTCCCTTCCCCCTTACACCAGGATCCCGGCGTCCTGGAGCTTGGCCACCTCGGCCGGGTCGACGCCCCACCCGCCGAGGGCGTCGCCGGTCGACTGGCCCGGGTGCTCCGGCGGACGCGGCGCGCTCAGTGTCGAGCGCGAGAAGCGCGGCGCCGGCGCCGGCTGCGGGACGCCGGCCAGGTCCACGAACGCGTCGCGGGCCCGGCTCTGCGGGTGGGCCGGGGCCTCGACCGGCGTCAGGACGGGCGCCACGCAGGCGTCGAGCCCGGCGAATCGCCCCACCCACTCGTCCCGCGTGCGGGTCCGGATCACCGCCGCGAAGCGGGCCCGGAGCTCGGCCCAGCGGCCGCGGTCCATCCGGTCGGGCAGCTCGGCGTCGGCGAGGCCCAGGCCGTCGAGCAGCGCGGCGTAGAACTGCTCCTCGATGGCGCCGACGGCCAGCCAGGCGTGGTCGGCGGTCTCGTACACGTCGTAGAAGGGAGCCCCGGTGTCGAGGAGGTTCGTGCCCCGCTCGCCCCAAGCGCCCGACGCCCGGGCCCCGTAGAACGGGGTCAGGAGCAGCGCGGCGCCGTCGACCATCGCCGCGTCGACGACCTGCCCGGCACCCGAGCGCTCGCGCTCGTAGAGGGCAGCGGCCACGCCGAGCGCCAGCAGGAGCCCGCCGCCGGCGAAGTCGCCGAGGACGTTGATCGGCGGGGTCGGCGGCTGCCCGGCGCGCCCGAGCGGCTCCAGCGCGCCGGCCACGGCCAGGTAGTCGAGGTCGTGCCCGGCGGCGTTGGCGAGCGGCCCGGTCTGGCCCCAGCCGGTGAGGCGCCCGTAGACGAGCCGGGGGTTCCGAGCGCGGCAGGCGTCGGGCCCGATGCCGAGGCGTTCGGCGACGCCGGGGCGGAACACCTCGAAGACGGCGTCGGCGCGCTCGGCGAGCCCGAGGAACAGCTCCACGCCGTCCGCCGCCTTGAGGTCCAGGCCGATGGCGCGCTTCGAGCGGTGCATTGCGTTCGTGGCCGGCCGGCGCCGGTCGACGGCTCGCGCCGCGTCGGCCCGGTCGACGCGCAGCACCTGCGCGCCGAGGTCGGCGAGCACCATGCCGCAGAACGGGCCCGGCCCGAGCCCGACGAGCTCGACGACGCGTGTCCCCGCGAGCGGGCCGCTCACCGCGGGCCGCGGCCGGATGCCGCGCCGGGCGGCGCGTCGGGCCGGGGCGGGCGGACGGGGCTGGGCATCGGACGGGATCCTAAACTGATGATCCGTCACATCAGCTCGGGGCCGCCGGCGCGGCGGCGTCTGGAGGCACACGTGGGGACCCCCGTCATCGTCGAGGCCGTTCGCACGCCGATCGGTAAGCGCAACGGCTGGCTGGCCGGCCTGAAGGCGACCGAGACGCTGCGGCACGCGCTGGTGCAGGTCATCGAGCGGGCGGGCATCGACCCGGGGCTCGTCGACGAGGTGGTCGGGGGCTGCGTGACCCAGGCCGGCGAGCAGGGCTCGAACGTCACCCGCAACGCGTGGCTGAGCGCGGGGAACGACCGGCTGCCGTTCACGACCGCCTGCACCACCGTCGACGCGCAGTGCGGGTCGGCCCAGCAGGCCAACCACATCGTGGCCGGGCTCGTGGCCGCGGGCGGCATCCAGGTCGGGATCGGGTGCGGGGTCGAG
This window harbors:
- a CDS encoding CaiB/BaiF CoA-transferase family protein, with protein sequence MSGPLAGTRVVELVGLGPGPFCGMVLADLGAQVLRVDRADAARAVDRRRPATNAMHRSKRAIGLDLKAADGVELFLGLAERADAVFEVFRPGVAERLGIGPDACRARNPRLVYGRLTGWGQTGPLANAAGHDLDYLAVAGALEPLGRAGQPPTPPINVLGDFAGGGLLLALGVAAALYERERSGAGQVVDAAMVDGAALLLTPFYGARASGAWGERGTNLLDTGAPFYDVYETADHAWLAVGAIEEQFYAALLDGLGLADAELPDRMDRGRWAELRARFAAVIRTRTRDEWVGRFAGLDACVAPVLTPVEAPAHPQSRARDAFVDLAGVPQPAPAPRFSRSTLSAPRPPEHPGQSTGDALGGWGVDPAEVAKLQDAGILV
- a CDS encoding Dyp-type peroxidase; this encodes MADAQPGIFAQGTRAHYHLEFDLVDGAADRDVRAAVQALREPSVTVGGFNLIIAFGPALWARLAPGGADRGWGAFQPVGGPGPPRAPATQHDVWVWVHGTGPDLALDAARAVTSAMGPAAALAAEQPGFVYRDSRDLTGFIDGTENPPTYEAPSVAVVPDDAPGAGGSYAMAMRWVHDLEAFDRLSLVDQERVFGRTKPDSVELDEAAKPPTAHIARVSIEEDGEELHIYRRSVPYGTVHEHGLFFVAFSADPSRFDKMLARMFGTGPDGVRDRLTDFSHPVSGSYYFAPSLQDLEGVGAEPSAS
- a CDS encoding phosphotransferase family protein gives rise to the protein MPIPEQRDLDDARGILADWLAKRQPGTTDVVVGPITGPAFTGFSNETLLFDAAWTEGGDRFTESLVARVKPTQHTVFLEADFEQQYLVLRTLGQHTRVPVPPVKCYEADESYLGAPFFVMRRVEGRVPADNPPYTLQGWLLEESTPAQRRTLVESGLHALASIHAVDWRNLGLEVLSKPQYGRLGFEQQLRYYEAAFEWTEREAGFPAPAVPRAALEWVQAHAPDRDPELALCWGDARINNQLFGPDHRVVAVLDWEMVTIADPMMDLAWWLFLDLHFHEGMPAPRMEGFPTREEMVATYEAASGRTARDLDFYERFAGLRFAVIMMRIATLVADFGLMPPEAAVEMAANNAVTRALADLLGLPAPGPSIADFG